In Cellvibrio polysaccharolyticus, a genomic segment contains:
- a CDS encoding DUF484 family protein, producing MTDHSPTLADPLDPELVAAYLRQHPDFFVYQKDLLADLVLPHESGPAVSLVERQVSVLRERNMDMRHRLSKLLDNARDNDKLFDKTKRLILNLLEGQDLADIIDALYYSFDHEFGIHFTSVLFFGHADRIPGSQARVVPLSEARDHIGSLIKSSRAICGSLGEREIRFIFPKHAQDIGSVAIVPLVHGASFGLLAIANRDANYYRSSMGTLFLTYISEVLNRLLPKHLPR from the coding sequence ATGACTGATCACTCACCGACCCTGGCTGACCCGCTCGACCCCGAGCTGGTCGCCGCTTACTTGCGACAACATCCGGATTTTTTCGTTTATCAAAAAGACTTGCTGGCAGATTTGGTGCTGCCCCATGAAAGCGGTCCGGCGGTGTCACTGGTGGAGCGTCAGGTGTCGGTGTTGCGTGAACGCAATATGGATATGCGCCATCGTCTCAGCAAATTGCTCGACAATGCTCGCGACAACGACAAACTGTTTGATAAAACCAAGCGTCTGATTCTCAACCTGCTCGAAGGCCAGGATCTCGCTGATATTATTGATGCGCTCTACTACAGTTTTGATCACGAGTTCGGCATCCACTTCACCAGCGTGTTATTTTTCGGTCATGCAGACCGTATTCCCGGTAGCCAGGCGCGGGTAGTGCCGCTCTCTGAAGCACGCGATCATATTGGCTCGCTGATTAAAAGCAGCCGCGCTATTTGCGGCAGCCTCGGCGAGCGCGAAATCCGTTTTATATTTCCCAAACACGCCCAGGACATTGGCTCGGTAGCGATAGTGCCGCTGGTGCACGGCGCCTCGTTCGGTTTGCTGGCAATCGCCAACCGCGATGCCAATTATTATCGCTCCAGCATGGGCACGCTGTTTTTAACCTATATTTCCGAAGTCCTGAATCGGTTGCTGCCCAAACATTTGCCGCGCTGA
- the dapF gene encoding diaminopimelate epimerase has protein sequence MRLRFSKMHGLGNDFVVIDGVSQKVRLTTEKIRQLSDRHFGIGCDQILLVEAPENPDVDFRYRIFNCDGSEVENCGNGARCFAVFVRDRKLTGKKTIRVETAGGLITLKVTDNEEVIVDMGVPRLVPEQVPFVADAQAAEYPLQVNDQQLQISAVSMGNPHAVTIVDDTTTAPVETLGPLIEAHPRFPRKVNAGFMQIISQAEINLRVFERGAGETLACGTGACAAVVSGRLRGKLCEDVKVNLPGGSLRIQWQGEGHPVIMTGPATTVFHGQVKI, from the coding sequence ATGCGTTTACGCTTTAGCAAAATGCACGGTCTGGGTAACGACTTTGTTGTGATTGACGGCGTCAGTCAAAAAGTACGTTTAACCACGGAAAAAATCCGTCAGTTGTCCGACCGTCATTTTGGCATTGGCTGTGACCAGATTCTGCTGGTTGAAGCCCCGGAAAATCCTGATGTGGATTTTCGCTACCGCATTTTTAACTGCGATGGCAGTGAAGTAGAAAATTGCGGCAATGGCGCGCGCTGTTTTGCGGTGTTTGTTCGCGACCGCAAATTGACCGGCAAAAAAACCATCCGCGTTGAAACGGCGGGCGGTCTGATCACACTGAAAGTCACTGACAATGAAGAAGTGATTGTCGACATGGGCGTTCCGCGTCTGGTGCCGGAACAGGTGCCCTTTGTTGCCGACGCACAAGCGGCCGAATATCCCTTGCAGGTCAATGATCAGCAACTGCAAATTTCTGCGGTTTCCATGGGCAACCCGCACGCGGTCACCATTGTTGATGACACCACCACCGCACCGGTAGAAACCCTCGGCCCGCTGATTGAAGCGCACCCGCGCTTTCCGCGTAAAGTGAATGCCGGTTTTATGCAAATTATTTCGCAAGCGGAAATTAATTTGCGGGTGTTTGAACGCGGTGCCGGTGAAACACTCGCCTGTGGTACCGGCGCCTGCGCAGCGGTAGTTTCCGGCCGCCTGCGCGGCAAACTGTGTGAAGATGTCAAAGTAAACCTGCCGGGTGGCAGTTTACGCATTCAGTGGCAGGGCGAAGGTCATCCGGTCATTATGACCGGGCCTGCTACAACGGTTTTTCATGGACAGGTAAAAATCTGA
- the lysA gene encoding diaminopimelate decarboxylase, producing MSYFQERNGELFVEDLSLAAVAERFGTPAYVYSRAAFTQHYLAYAEALGSHPGMVCYAIKSNSNLAILNLLARLGAGFDIVSGGELERVLRAGGEPSRIVFSGVGKSRSEIARALEVGIFCFNVESEAELEVLSQVAVEHNTVAHVSLRVNPDVDANTHPYISTGLKENKFGIDIERAPEVYLRAKSLPGLEIKGLDCHIGSQLTQLTPFLDALDRLLLLIDQLAEKGITISHLDLGGGLGVTYRNETPPEVSVYMAAIKEKLGDRPLSLLFEPGRSISANAGVLLTEVMYLKPTEHKNFAVIDAAMNDNIRPALYQAWQDIRPVKARDGEKKVWDLVGPICETGDFLGKDRELAIEPGDLLAIMSAGAYGFSMSSNYNTRGRAAEIVVDGDTAWLARERETIDDMLRGEHLLPG from the coding sequence ATGTCGTATTTCCAGGAACGTAATGGCGAATTGTTCGTCGAGGATTTGTCGCTGGCAGCCGTTGCCGAGCGTTTTGGCACCCCGGCTTATGTTTACAGCCGCGCCGCCTTTACCCAGCATTATCTGGCGTATGCCGAAGCACTGGGCTCCCACCCGGGCATGGTGTGTTACGCCATCAAATCCAACTCCAACCTTGCCATTCTGAACCTGCTGGCGCGCCTTGGCGCCGGTTTTGACATTGTTTCCGGCGGTGAACTGGAGCGTGTACTGCGTGCCGGTGGCGAGCCATCCCGCATTGTATTTTCCGGTGTCGGCAAAAGCCGCTCCGAAATTGCCCGCGCACTGGAAGTAGGTATTTTCTGTTTCAACGTCGAATCGGAAGCCGAGCTGGAAGTGCTGTCACAGGTAGCCGTGGAGCACAACACCGTGGCGCACGTTTCTTTGCGGGTAAACCCGGACGTGGACGCCAATACGCACCCGTACATATCCACCGGCTTGAAAGAAAACAAATTCGGTATCGACATCGAGCGTGCGCCTGAAGTTTATTTGCGCGCAAAATCCTTGCCGGGCCTTGAGATCAAAGGGCTGGATTGCCACATCGGCTCCCAGCTGACCCAGCTGACGCCCTTCCTGGACGCGCTCGACCGCTTGCTGTTGTTGATCGACCAGCTGGCCGAAAAAGGCATCACCATTTCCCATCTGGATTTGGGCGGCGGCCTGGGCGTGACCTATCGCAATGAAACGCCGCCGGAAGTTTCGGTGTACATGGCCGCCATCAAGGAAAAACTGGGTGATCGCCCGTTGAGCCTGTTGTTTGAACCGGGCCGTTCCATTTCGGCCAACGCCGGTGTGCTGCTGACCGAAGTGATGTACCTGAAACCGACCGAGCACAAAAACTTCGCGGTGATTGATGCCGCCATGAACGACAACATCCGCCCGGCGCTCTATCAGGCATGGCAGGATATTCGCCCGGTAAAAGCGCGCGACGGCGAGAAAAAAGTCTGGGATCTGGTAGGCCCGATTTGCGAAACCGGCGACTTCCTCGGCAAGGATCGTGAACTGGCCATCGAGCCGGGTGATTTGCTGGCGATCATGTCAGCCGGTGCTTACGGTTTCAGCATGAGCTCCAACTACAACACCCGCGGCCGTGCGGCTGAAATCGTGGTCGATGGCGATACCGCCTGGCTGGCACGTGAGCGCGAGACGATTGATGATATGCTGCGTGGAGAACACCTGTTACCGGGCTAA
- the lptM gene encoding LPS translocon maturation chaperone LptM: protein MKYLVAMLLIFSMCLTACGQKGPLYLPQPEQPTEESSTVTP from the coding sequence ATGAAATACCTTGTCGCCATGCTGCTGATATTCAGCATGTGCCTTACCGCTTGCGGGCAGAAAGGGCCGCTCTATCTGCCACAACCGGAACAACCGACGGAAGAGTCTTCCACCGTCACCCCCTGA
- a CDS encoding AraC family transcriptional regulator, translated as MVNEVLFNFHDVVLLMTAMQCTFFALLLLATNSGRAVSNYFLAAFLIAHALIPLHELILWGAVFKWKIRENWPEAFFVGGIAYYLDAVLLYFYIKSLVFRDFCLKKRDSLHLIPLAIFLLFMSLTFYSKPLAERVTLIINESFVYGQGYITLDFICKSLRVIYSGLCLALIFKYKDLLKTTHSSIERVNITWLKLLVAGFLIIVLLEWLLSLAKVGGLISSHNMTTFERIGLTGYYSMFVLVNVLIFSSMRYFTRIEAVSQKNLSRKAANEPLLNPDIARQIDRRMRHEKPYLQADLTLDTLADTLALPARDLSMIINRHFGNNFYEFVNQYRIQEAQRMLCAAEYREKTITDIYLEAGFNSKSVFNTFFKKIVGKTPSQYRQQPEPLLEAG; from the coding sequence ATGGTCAATGAAGTTCTGTTCAATTTTCACGATGTGGTATTACTGATGACCGCCATGCAGTGCACTTTTTTTGCACTGCTATTACTGGCAACCAACAGTGGCCGCGCTGTCAGTAATTATTTTCTTGCCGCCTTTCTTATTGCCCACGCTCTGATTCCCCTGCATGAACTGATTCTGTGGGGCGCCGTTTTTAAATGGAAAATTCGTGAAAACTGGCCGGAAGCTTTTTTCGTGGGTGGTATTGCCTATTATCTTGATGCGGTGCTGCTGTATTTTTATATCAAGTCCCTCGTCTTCCGCGATTTTTGTCTGAAAAAGCGCGACAGCCTGCACCTGATACCGCTGGCGATTTTTCTGCTATTTATGAGCCTGACCTTTTACAGCAAACCTTTGGCAGAACGCGTGACGCTGATCATTAACGAATCTTTCGTGTACGGTCAGGGATACATCACGCTGGATTTTATCTGCAAAAGTTTACGCGTGATTTACAGCGGGCTGTGTCTGGCATTGATTTTCAAATACAAGGACTTGTTAAAAACCACCCACTCTTCCATCGAACGGGTCAATATTACCTGGCTGAAATTACTGGTGGCCGGCTTTTTGATTATTGTGCTGCTGGAATGGTTGCTGAGCCTTGCCAAGGTGGGCGGACTGATCAGCTCCCACAATATGACAACCTTCGAACGCATTGGCCTGACCGGCTATTACTCGATGTTTGTGCTGGTCAATGTGCTGATTTTTTCCAGCATGCGCTATTTCACCCGCATCGAAGCCGTTTCACAAAAAAACCTGTCCCGCAAAGCAGCCAACGAACCCTTGTTGAATCCGGATATTGCCCGGCAAATTGATCGGCGCATGCGCCATGAAAAGCCCTACCTGCAAGCAGATCTTACCCTCGACACCCTGGCCGATACCCTGGCCTTGCCGGCGCGGGATCTGTCTATGATTATCAACCGTCACTTTGGCAATAATTTCTATGAATTCGTAAATCAATACCGCATTCAGGAAGCGCAACGGATGCTGTGCGCGGCGGAATATCGGGAGAAAACCATTACCGATATTTATCTGGAGGCGGGTTTTAACAGCAAGTCGGTTTTTAATACCTTTTTCAAGAAAATAGTGGGTAAAACTCCCTCCCAATACCGGCAGCAGCCGGAACCACTGCTCGAAGCCGGATAA
- a CDS encoding carbohydrate-binding protein, with product MSNFHHARKKSPVGHSATGLLSRGCFLLLWLCASLLPGIAHAQNWQLVWSDEFNYTGYPDNKWRPEVWNPGVVNNELQHYTANADNAWVSNGTLKIKAAAVYNPATGQNDYYSARLNSTTAWTYGRFEARIKLPGGWGTWPAFWLYPTNEFMYGTNPITNYGWPNAGEIDIMEQVGYEQNVIHASTHSGCCFWAVGTQRTGTTTVADPTANWHVYAAEWYPDRIAFYVDNVNYFTVWNDGTGPNSWPFNHDFRIILNLAVGGTWGGAQGVDPNIWPRTLEVDYVRVYQQGAGGGTPIHIEAESYSVMSGVDVENCSEGGQNVGWIDAGDWMVWDVNVPTSGTYRVDYRVASQSGGGTIQFERAGGGLTYGTLSVPSTGGWQNWTTISHQVSLTAGQQQVAIYVPSGGYNLNWLRLTRIP from the coding sequence ATGTCCAACTTTCATCACGCTCGTAAAAAATCCCCGGTGGGCCATTCCGCCACCGGTTTGTTGTCACGCGGATGCTTTTTGCTTTTATGGCTATGCGCCTCACTGCTACCCGGCATTGCTCACGCGCAAAACTGGCAATTGGTGTGGAGCGACGAGTTTAATTACACCGGTTATCCGGATAACAAGTGGCGACCCGAAGTCTGGAACCCCGGTGTGGTTAATAACGAGTTGCAGCACTACACCGCCAATGCCGACAACGCCTGGGTATCCAACGGCACCCTGAAAATCAAAGCCGCGGCGGTGTATAACCCGGCCACCGGGCAGAATGACTATTACTCTGCCCGCCTGAATTCCACTACCGCCTGGACCTATGGTCGCTTTGAGGCCCGAATAAAATTACCCGGCGGCTGGGGCACCTGGCCAGCATTCTGGCTTTACCCCACCAACGAGTTTATGTATGGCACCAACCCGATCACCAACTACGGCTGGCCCAACGCCGGTGAGATCGACATCATGGAACAGGTGGGTTACGAGCAAAACGTTATTCACGCCTCCACCCACAGCGGCTGTTGTTTCTGGGCGGTAGGCACTCAGCGCACCGGCACTACCACCGTGGCGGACCCCACCGCCAACTGGCATGTGTACGCTGCGGAATGGTATCCGGATCGTATTGCGTTCTATGTTGATAACGTCAATTACTTCACCGTATGGAATGACGGCACTGGCCCCAACTCCTGGCCGTTTAACCACGATTTCCGCATTATTCTCAACCTGGCCGTGGGCGGTACCTGGGGCGGTGCGCAGGGTGTAGATCCGAATATCTGGCCACGTACCCTGGAAGTTGATTACGTGCGGGTGTACCAGCAGGGCGCTGGCGGCGGCACGCCAATTCATATTGAAGCGGAAAGTTACAGCGTTATGTCCGGTGTCGATGTGGAAAATTGCTCGGAAGGCGGGCAAAACGTTGGCTGGATAGATGCCGGCGACTGGATGGTTTGGGACGTTAACGTGCCCACCTCCGGCACCTACCGGGTGGATTACCGGGTAGCCAGCCAATCGGGCGGCGGTACCATCCAGTTTGAGCGCGCCGGTGGCGGTTTAACCTATGGCACGCTGAGTGTTCCTTCTACGGGTGGCTGGCAAAACTGGACTACCATCTCACATCAGGTTTCGCTCACCGCAGGTCAACAACAGGTCGCTATTTACGTCCCGTCCGGTGGCTATAACCTGAATTGGTTAAGGCTGACGCGAATTCCCTGA
- a CDS encoding TonB-dependent receptor produces the protein MKLRTRLALSIALVNTGLALPALAQEETPRERHAGLEEIIVTATKRETNLMDTPIAITVFSQDDLDRQGIANVKDIGMLVPNMDITMDTSQSAPVISMRGVRSTNITELGDPAVGLHLDGIYSPRPQGAMALMFDVERVEAQRGPQGTLFGRNSTVGNINIITRRPSTEGFDASLGLELGRWNHQQVRGMVNIPVSDTFALRGSFMVEERDSYLRGYYDPNQWDIRYLPEHVKNAPLYTGPESEKNLAQRARWWSGGADAVQQTVKADPSTFYNNSDQYSYRLSGLWTPNEDFSWMLAYERFQDSGAGSADTVNCKLADKRIRKDDDGNYLDAAGNISATPVTGLLGCESVYGKGANSYTVNVSVPGMVDMSIENVRSNLRWDFSDSLALVYNAGWAKQVRSQMSDQDRGVTDWDMSIFFREATFESWSHELQLQSTGSGPLQWIAGLFLFEENNNMQGGWMNSMSGADYWNQPDRTLGSRAAFVQGTYELTDNLSMTLGYRYTKDTKEDVGGHNMSCNDSNPNLLDPTLNPNDDGIGRCFPAWDRDAFNQLPRDYFWNPNIYTIASNNDIKGEWDYHNYRFGLDYNLTDDTMVFGYVANGTKSGGIGDVFIQYEQDPLTTEYPLDADGNRIVKKRWENTFNEEEVVTWELGVKSTLLDNRLRLSTTLFYSDYSDMQIAASKPLFVQYSLERDQQTGELTGDIASNAVNIFQTDNVGKAEIKGLEVEFDWAITGNDRISGHVSWLKTKIVSDFYQQWSFATTDLFEIDHGASVDPGNEALTANLKGNELPSSPEFSLNLNYSHTFDLRGGATLLPWAGVSWRSSSYYTIFNTDKHTARFATETPDAFSDKRPSIANANMGLKYTAPDDQWSVEGFVNNVTNEMDFYWGGGGDGLIKGPVSMPRFYGVRANYNF, from the coding sequence ATGAAATTACGCACACGGCTTGCGCTCAGCATTGCATTGGTCAATACCGGACTGGCGCTACCGGCACTGGCGCAGGAAGAAACCCCGCGCGAACGCCATGCCGGTCTCGAAGAAATTATCGTGACCGCCACCAAGCGCGAAACCAACCTGATGGATACCCCGATTGCCATTACCGTATTCAGTCAGGACGACCTGGATCGCCAGGGCATTGCCAACGTCAAGGATATTGGCATGCTGGTGCCGAACATGGATATCACCATGGACACATCGCAATCTGCACCGGTGATCTCCATGCGCGGGGTGCGCTCTACCAACATTACCGAGCTGGGCGATCCGGCGGTAGGTTTGCATCTGGACGGTATTTATTCGCCGCGCCCGCAGGGTGCCATGGCATTGATGTTTGACGTAGAGCGGGTAGAAGCGCAGCGCGGTCCGCAGGGCACACTGTTCGGGCGCAATTCGACGGTGGGCAATATCAACATTATTACCCGCCGCCCGAGTACCGAAGGTTTTGATGCCAGCCTCGGCCTGGAGCTGGGGCGCTGGAATCACCAGCAGGTGCGCGGTATGGTGAATATTCCGGTCAGCGACACTTTCGCGTTACGCGGTTCTTTTATGGTGGAAGAGCGCGATTCTTACCTGCGCGGTTACTACGACCCCAACCAGTGGGATATTCGCTATCTGCCCGAGCATGTTAAAAACGCGCCGCTGTATACCGGCCCCGAGTCGGAAAAAAACCTGGCGCAACGCGCCCGCTGGTGGAGCGGCGGTGCTGATGCGGTACAGCAAACGGTCAAAGCTGACCCGTCTACTTTTTACAATAACTCCGACCAGTATTCCTACCGGCTATCCGGTTTGTGGACACCGAATGAGGATTTTTCCTGGATGCTGGCTTACGAGCGCTTTCAGGACTCCGGTGCCGGTTCGGCAGATACCGTTAACTGCAAACTGGCCGACAAACGTATTCGTAAAGATGACGACGGCAATTATCTGGACGCTGCAGGCAATATTTCTGCTACGCCGGTCACCGGTTTACTGGGTTGTGAATCGGTATATGGCAAAGGCGCCAATAGTTACACCGTCAATGTGAGCGTACCGGGCATGGTGGATATGTCCATCGAAAACGTGCGCTCCAATCTGCGTTGGGATTTCAGTGATTCGCTGGCGCTGGTGTACAACGCCGGTTGGGCGAAGCAGGTGCGCAGCCAGATGTCCGATCAGGATCGCGGCGTGACCGATTGGGATATGTCGATCTTCTTCCGCGAGGCGACTTTTGAATCTTGGTCGCACGAGCTGCAATTGCAGTCTACCGGTTCCGGTCCGCTGCAATGGATCGCCGGGCTGTTCCTGTTTGAGGAAAATAACAACATGCAGGGCGGTTGGATGAACAGCATGTCCGGTGCCGATTATTGGAATCAGCCGGACCGCACCTTGGGATCCCGGGCGGCGTTTGTGCAAGGCACTTACGAGCTGACCGACAACCTCAGCATGACATTGGGTTATCGCTACACCAAAGACACCAAGGAAGATGTTGGTGGCCACAACATGAGCTGTAACGATTCCAACCCGAATTTGCTCGACCCGACTCTGAACCCGAACGATGACGGTATTGGCCGCTGCTTTCCGGCGTGGGATCGTGATGCGTTCAATCAATTGCCGCGGGATTATTTCTGGAACCCGAATATTTACACTATCGCCTCCAACAATGACATCAAAGGCGAATGGGATTATCACAACTACCGCTTCGGCCTCGACTACAACCTGACCGACGACACCATGGTATTTGGCTACGTGGCCAACGGCACCAAGTCGGGCGGTATTGGTGACGTATTCATTCAGTACGAGCAGGACCCGCTGACCACGGAATATCCGCTGGATGCCGATGGTAATCGCATTGTGAAAAAACGCTGGGAAAACACCTTCAACGAAGAGGAAGTCGTGACCTGGGAGCTGGGGGTGAAAAGTACGCTGCTGGACAATCGCCTGCGTTTATCCACCACACTGTTTTACAGCGATTATTCGGACATGCAAATCGCAGCATCCAAACCGCTGTTTGTGCAGTACTCGCTGGAACGCGATCAGCAAACCGGTGAGCTGACCGGCGACATTGCTTCCAATGCGGTGAATATCTTCCAAACCGATAACGTTGGTAAAGCAGAGATTAAAGGTCTGGAAGTGGAGTTCGACTGGGCAATCACAGGCAATGATCGTATCAGCGGTCACGTTTCCTGGTTGAAAACAAAAATCGTCAGTGATTTTTATCAGCAGTGGAGTTTCGCCACCACTGATCTGTTTGAAATTGATCACGGTGCCTCGGTTGATCCTGGCAACGAAGCACTGACTGCCAACCTGAAAGGCAACGAATTACCGTCATCACCGGAATTTTCCCTCAACCTCAACTACAGCCACACCTTTGATTTGCGGGGTGGTGCCACTTTACTGCCCTGGGCTGGTGTGAGCTGGAGAAGCTCGTCTTACTACACCATTTTCAATACTGACAAACACACGGCACGTTTTGCAACAGAAACGCCGGATGCTTTCTCGGATAAACGTCCGTCAATTGCTAACGCCAATATGGGCCTTAAATACACCGCACCGGATGATCAATGGAGTGTGGAAGGTTTCGTTAATAACGTGACCAATGAAATGGATTTTTATTGGGGCGGTGGTGGCGATGGCTTGATCAAAGGTCCGGTATCCATGCCACGTTTTTACGGTGTCAGAGCCAACTACAACTTCTGA
- a CDS encoding carbohydrate-binding protein — translation MLKNAFFTAGYRSVFFLACVSWLLAGCGSSSGSKSSDSHSSSSAHNSSVSSSSATSSTSSQGLSLLRAEGTHWVDSDGKPVVLKGTNLGNWLLQEFWMMGQSSDAVNDQCTLENVLDERFGFDERERLMQVFRNSWITERDWDLMQDFGLNVIRLPFIWNLLEDENNPWHLREDAWHYLDLAIAEAEARNMYVILDLHGAVGSQGWEHHSGCSDKNLYWTTPEYQQRTAWLWQEIARRYKDRDAIAGYGLLNEPWGTTPENLAVEMKKLYDAIREIDQRHIIILPGHSAGIHAYDNPADQGMTNVAMEMHFYPGIFGWGEIGYAVQRDWLRCGPTDNTGVCEWDERLQAVNTPFLIGEFQPWTGQGLESGAEITRATYDTYGEYGWAATNWSYKVITNSGGQGAGTWGMVTNQKDLGVLAKANTWACAGWKSTFAQACDAATDAFIAPGDGEQTWYLLIKAGSTPDGHLDVLFDKVSITHIASGEEKLSNGNFGSTASWTEWAHAGGVQARDYQYAASAIKLPGSDGDVLRLHGGKDVNAGVYQSVQLIGGEGYRLGGVFSDNGSHNAWAEIYLVSSEPEPGVDVTGLSVPQILFHSAPLADIENFFSSLATMEYDIHLPLMQAMTRAETSSLFDIPAAPAQVTLAEVAQGVQLGWQAVDDTHLSGYSVYRSSTPGTGYVRIASNITATAYLDTARAAGVTAYYVITAHKGMDESYFSQEVATAIAAIPLPGKVEAEHYASMAGIQAETTTDVGGGLNVGWMDSGDWFEYKVNIAEAGNYSIRYRVASETGSSGFSLLMAGQVIDSQTIPNTGGWQTWQTISATVTLPAGEHPLRFNVSGGSWNLNWFEVVKR, via the coding sequence ATGCTAAAAAATGCCTTCTTTACAGCAGGTTACCGGTCTGTTTTTTTTCTCGCCTGCGTCTCCTGGTTACTGGCAGGTTGCGGCAGTTCGTCGGGCAGCAAGTCATCCGATAGTCACTCATCCAGCAGCGCGCACAACAGTTCTGTTAGCAGCTCTTCGGCGACATCGTCAACTTCCTCGCAGGGGCTTTCGCTATTGCGTGCCGAAGGCACACACTGGGTCGATAGTGACGGCAAGCCCGTTGTGTTGAAAGGCACCAATCTCGGCAACTGGCTACTGCAAGAATTCTGGATGATGGGCCAGAGTAGCGATGCCGTTAATGATCAATGTACGCTTGAGAATGTGCTGGACGAACGCTTCGGTTTTGATGAACGTGAGCGGCTTATGCAGGTTTTCCGGAATTCCTGGATTACAGAACGCGACTGGGATTTGATGCAGGATTTCGGTTTGAATGTCATTCGTTTGCCGTTTATCTGGAATTTACTTGAAGATGAAAATAATCCCTGGCATCTGCGGGAAGATGCCTGGCATTACCTGGATTTGGCGATTGCAGAAGCGGAAGCGCGCAATATGTACGTCATTCTGGATTTGCACGGTGCCGTGGGCAGCCAGGGCTGGGAGCATCACAGCGGTTGCTCCGACAAAAATCTTTATTGGACAACGCCGGAATATCAACAGCGCACTGCCTGGTTATGGCAGGAAATTGCCAGGCGTTATAAAGATCGCGATGCGATCGCCGGTTACGGACTGCTCAACGAACCCTGGGGTACCACGCCGGAAAACCTCGCGGTTGAAATGAAAAAACTCTATGACGCGATTCGTGAAATTGATCAGCGTCATATTATTATTTTGCCGGGGCACAGTGCAGGTATCCACGCGTATGACAATCCTGCTGATCAGGGCATGACCAATGTTGCGATGGAGATGCATTTCTACCCGGGTATTTTTGGCTGGGGTGAAATTGGTTATGCGGTGCAACGTGACTGGTTGCGCTGTGGGCCGACCGATAACACCGGCGTGTGCGAATGGGATGAGCGTTTGCAAGCAGTCAATACGCCTTTTTTAATTGGTGAGTTTCAACCCTGGACCGGTCAGGGGTTGGAATCAGGCGCGGAAATTACTCGCGCAACTTACGATACCTATGGTGAATATGGTTGGGCGGCCACCAACTGGTCTTATAAAGTTATTACCAACAGCGGTGGTCAGGGCGCGGGTACCTGGGGCATGGTAACCAATCAGAAAGACCTCGGCGTTCTGGCAAAAGCCAACACCTGGGCCTGCGCCGGATGGAAGAGTACTTTTGCCCAGGCATGTGACGCGGCTACCGATGCATTCATTGCGCCGGGCGATGGCGAGCAAACCTGGTATTTGCTCATTAAAGCGGGCAGCACGCCTGATGGTCACCTCGACGTATTGTTTGACAAGGTAAGCATTACACATATTGCCAGCGGTGAAGAAAAGCTGAGTAACGGTAATTTCGGCAGCACCGCCAGTTGGACTGAATGGGCGCATGCCGGGGGTGTTCAGGCGAGGGATTATCAGTACGCCGCCAGCGCCATCAAATTACCCGGCAGTGACGGCGATGTATTACGTCTGCATGGTGGCAAGGATGTAAACGCCGGGGTTTATCAGTCTGTTCAATTAATCGGTGGTGAAGGTTATCGTTTAGGCGGCGTTTTCAGTGATAACGGCAGTCACAACGCCTGGGCAGAAATTTATCTGGTTTCCAGTGAGCCCGAACCCGGTGTGGATGTAACAGGTTTAAGCGTGCCGCAAATTCTATTTCATAGCGCACCTTTAGCGGATATTGAGAATTTCTTCAGTTCTCTCGCCACCATGGAATACGATATTCACTTACCGCTCATGCAAGCGATGACACGCGCAGAAACATCATCACTATTTGATATTCCCGCTGCACCGGCTCAGGTGACATTGGCAGAAGTTGCGCAAGGTGTTCAGCTGGGTTGGCAAGCTGTTGATGATACTCACCTGAGTGGTTATAGCGTCTACCGTTCCAGCACGCCAGGTACCGGCTATGTTCGTATTGCCAGCAATATCACGGCGACGGCTTATCTCGACACTGCGCGCGCCGCTGGTGTTACCGCTTACTATGTCATTACTGCACACAAAGGTATGGATGAAAGTTATTTCAGCCAGGAGGTGGCAACAGCGATTGCTGCTATTCCTTTGCCGGGAAAAGTTGAAGCTGAACATTATGCCTCCATGGCAGGTATTCAAGCGGAAACTACCACCGACGTGGGCGGCGGTTTGAATGTGGGTTGGATGGACTCAGGTGACTGGTTTGAATACAAAGTAAATATTGCTGAAGCGGGTAATTACAGCATTCGCTATCGTGTAGCCAGTGAAACCGGAAGCAGCGGTTTTTCATTGCTCATGGCAGGGCAGGTCATTGATAGCCAAACTATCCCCAACACCGGCGGCTGGCAAACATGGCAGACGATTTCTGCAACGGTAACTCTACCAGCGGGCGAACACCCGTTGCGTTTCAATGTTAGCGGTGGCAGTTGGAACCTTAATTGGTTTGAAGTGGTAAAGCGCTGA